The sequence below is a genomic window from Verrucomicrobiia bacterium.
CCCGTGAGCCATGAAAAGGAAGATCAGCTCAATCAACGCATGTCTGCCCTGGGAATCAACGAGGCGGACATTGAGGAATCCTTTGTCCGTTCCGGCGGTCATGGCGGGCAGAACGTGAACAAAGTGGCCACCTGCGTCATGCTTTTGCATCGCCCTACCGGCATTCAAGTGAAGTGCCAGGATACCCGTCAGCAAGGCATGAATCGCTTCCTCGCCCGAAAACTCCTGCTCGATAAGATCGAAGCAGAGCGCAAAGGCAGGATTGATGCAGAACGTTCTCGCGTAGAGAAACTCCGCCGCCAGAAGCGCGGTCGCAGTCGTGGTGCCAAACAACGCATCCTCGCAGACAAAGCCCGCAACTCCGTGAAGAAAAGTTTTCGACGCCGTCCAGCCGATGATTGACGTAGCCGCCGAAGTAATAAGGCGGAACTAACTGACCCCTATGAAAAAGCTGCTCTCCCTTCTGATGATGCTTTTCACCACCAGCATCCTCGCACAACAACCCGCTCCCCCTCGTCTC
It includes:
- a CDS encoding peptide chain release factor-like protein: MSMFPVSHEKEDQLNQRMSALGINEADIEESFVRSGGHGGQNVNKVATCVMLLHRPTGIQVKCQDTRQQGMNRFLARKLLLDKIEAERKGRIDAERSRVEKLRRQKRGRSRGAKQRILADKARNSVKKSFRRRPADD